Genomic segment of Anaerolineae bacterium:
TTACCAGCAAATTCAGGCTATCCGGTTATACTATAGCTTTTTAGATATAGACCTGGACCGCTACGTGATCAATGGCGAATTGCGGCAGGTGGCCCTGGCCGCGCGGGAGTTGGATAAAAACCAACTGCAATCGCCCACCTGGGTTACCCAAAAATTGCAGTTCACCCACGGCTATGGCGTGGTCATGAATCCCATTGATCAGGTTACGGGTGAGGGTTTGCCGCAGTTGTGGATCAAAGACCTGCCGCCGGTATCCAGCGTTGATATAACCGTTGACCGCCCCGAAATTTATTACGGCGAGGCTCCCGACGATTACGTTTTTGTTAAAACCACCGAGCGCGAGTTCAACTACCCCAGCGGCGAACAGAACGTTTACGCCAATTATCAAGGCGCGGGCGGGGTGGTGATGGACAGTTCGCTCAAACGCTTGCTTTTTGCCCTACGCCTGGCCGATACCAATATGCTGCTCAGCCAGGAATTTACCCCTGAGAGCCGGGTGTTATTGTATCGCAACATTCGGGATCGGGTGGAGCGGATTGCGCCTTTTCTGGAATATGATCATGATCCCTACCTGGTAATTGGGCCAGATGGAAACCTGTATTGGATTCAAGATGCTTATACTGTTTCCGACCGTTTTCCTTACTCAGAGCCTTTTAATCAAATTAATTACATTCGTAACTCGGTGAAGGTAGTGATTGACGCTTACGATGGCTCGCTCACGTTTTATGTGGTTGACGAGGCCGACCCGCTGGTGAAAACCTACGCCGTCATCTTCCCCCAACTCTTCACCTCTATGCAGGAAATGCCGGAGTGGGTGAGGGCGCATTTGCGCTACCCGGAAGACCTGTTCAACATCCAGGCCGGGATGTACCGTATTTATCACATGGAAGACGTAAATGTTTTTTACAATAAAGAAGACGTGTGGCAGGTGCCCCTGGAAATCTTTGCCGGTAACACCCAGCCCGTGGAACCTTATTACGTGATCATCCGTTCCCCCGGCCACGACAACAGCGAATTTGTGTTGATGCAGCCCTTTACGCCCAATAACAAAGACAATCTTATTGCCTGGATGGCCGCCCGCAGTGATGGCGAGCATTACGGCGAATTGGTGATTTATCGTTTTCCCAAGCAGGAGTTGATTTTTGGCCCGCTGCAAATTGAAGGCCGCATTGACCAGAATCCCGAAATTTCCGCCCAAATTACCCTGTGGGACCAGGGCGGCTCTGAGGTTATCCGGGGGAATCTGTTGGTGCTGCCGGTGGGCAATTCGTTATTGTACGTGGAGCCGCTGTATCTCCGCGCCGAACAGGGCCAGATTCCCGAGCTGAAGCGCGTTATCCTGGCCTCCGGCGACCAGATTGTGATGCGCGAAACCCTGGCCGAGTCTCTGCTGGCTCTGTTTGAGGCCGAACCGGCCGCAGTTGTTAAAGTTGAAACCCCCACCACGGTTGAAGAGTCGCCGGTTGAATCTGCCCCCCCTCTCAGCGACGACGTAGCTGAATTGGCCCGCACTGCTTCCGCTCATTATGAGGCTGCTGAAGCAGCCCTGCGCAACAGCGATTGGGCCACTTATGGCCGGGAGTTGGAAAATTTAAAAGCCGCCCTGGATAGATTGGTTGAATTGACCGGCGGCGAGTGAACTAAAATTCATACAATCAAGGAGAAATATGGGATGAGTTTTACTTATGCAGTTCTAGGCGGCGGGCGGCAAGGCACCGCCGCCGCTTATGATATGGCCCGGTTTGGCGACGCCGGCCGGGTGCTTATTGCCGATCAGAGTTTGGATGCCGCCAGGCAGGCGGCCGGGCGGGTTAACCAATTAATTGGCCGGGAAATTGCAGAAGCGCATCAATTGGATGTCGCCAATCGGGCCGAGCTGCGGAATTTTCTGGAGAAGGTTGACTCTTTTCTTTCCGCTGTCCCTTATTGGCTCAATCCGGCCATCACCGAAGCGGCCATTGAGGCCAAAGCCTGCATGACCGACCTGGGCGGCAATACCGACCTGGTGCGAGAACAACTGAAACTCAGCCCCCAGGCCCGGGCCGCCGGCATTGCCGTTATCCCTGATTGCGGCCAGGTGCCGGGGATGGGCACCAGCCTGATGGTGTACGCTATGTCTCTGCTCGATGAGGCCGAAGAAGTAAAAATGTGGGATGGCGGCAACCCCCTCCACCCCCAACCTCCCTTTAATTATATCCTCACCTTTAATATTGCCGGTTTGACCAACGAATATTATGGGGTGGCCCATTTTATCCGCAACGGTAAAATTGAGCAGGTGCCCACTTTTTTGGATGAAGATTATGAATTGGTTGAATTTCCCGCGCCCATTGGCCAGATGGAAGCCTTTGTGG
This window contains:
- a CDS encoding saccharopine dehydrogenase NADP-binding domain-containing protein — translated: MSFTYAVLGGGRQGTAAAYDMARFGDAGRVLIADQSLDAARQAAGRVNQLIGREIAEAHQLDVANRAELRNFLEKVDSFLSAVPYWLNPAITEAAIEAKACMTDLGGNTDLVREQLKLSPQARAAGIAVIPDCGQVPGMGTSLMVYAMSLLDEAEEVKMWDGGNPLHPQPPFNYILTFNIAGLTNEYYGVAHFIRNGKIEQVPTFLDEDYELVEFPAPIGQMEAFVAGGGTSTMPWTFEGKLKTLWNKTLRWPGHFKEWQAYMRAGLLETEPIEVKGGQVSPRDVFHALMDPKIRARPGEPDLVIIRIQAIGWKDGQKAQVQLDLVDTFDEETGFTAMERTTGWDGSLKAILNVQGVTPRGVNPVEVAVPGPMYVAELRKRGFNLTESLTILRE
- a CDS encoding UPF0182 family protein, which codes for MRVRIWIVLILLAVVYLAMRFGVGLYTDFLWFQHLNLQSVFLTGLWAKVGVGLAVAVPFALVFLVNTLIARWQSVRNVLFFSEETAVAQKLVLWAIWGATLFLTWLVGSAASGNWLLFLRFLRQQPFGLTDPILNMDVGFYLFSLPFYHFVQTWLIVVLFLSLIGAAAIYVLAQQNNLSEGRIVVLPHVQLHLSILGAFIFLTFALGHWLDIFDLMYSARGVAFGPSYTDINVTMPALWVMVAVAVTASLLLLLNTLLRRVALSLLAIFLWIVAGIIATGFVPGIVQRYVVEPNELARETPYIENNIAFTSLAYGLDKVREQDFPTVEPLTQAALTENEATLRNIRLWDYRPLLQTYQQIQAIRLYYSFLDIDLDRYVINGELRQVALAARELDKNQLQSPTWVTQKLQFTHGYGVVMNPIDQVTGEGLPQLWIKDLPPVSSVDITVDRPEIYYGEAPDDYVFVKTTEREFNYPSGEQNVYANYQGAGGVVMDSSLKRLLFALRLADTNMLLSQEFTPESRVLLYRNIRDRVERIAPFLEYDHDPYLVIGPDGNLYWIQDAYTVSDRFPYSEPFNQINYIRNSVKVVIDAYDGSLTFYVVDEADPLVKTYAVIFPQLFTSMQEMPEWVRAHLRYPEDLFNIQAGMYRIYHMEDVNVFYNKEDVWQVPLEIFAGNTQPVEPYYVIIRSPGHDNSEFVLMQPFTPNNKDNLIAWMAARSDGEHYGELVIYRFPKQELIFGPLQIEGRIDQNPEISAQITLWDQGGSEVIRGNLLVLPVGNSLLYVEPLYLRAEQGQIPELKRVILASGDQIVMRETLAESLLALFEAEPAAVVKVETPTTVEESPVESAPPLSDDVAELARTASAHYEAAEAALRNSDWATYGRELENLKAALDRLVELTGGE